The DNA sequence CCTTGGGCGTAATTGTAAAGTTCGCTCTGCCTTCTCTGAGGTTTTGATAGTCGCCGATACCTGTAATTGTAATGCGCCCGACCCCTGCGCCTGCGTTTCTGTTATCTCCGTAGGTAATTGTGTAATCTATATCTCTTCTCAAAGGCTCCAGAGTTTGAGCATTTACCCAATATACCATCGGCTCGGGTCTTATTTGACTGCCTGTATATATGTAAGATTGGCTTGGAATTTCGACATTAAACCCGCCGAATATTCTTTTGAAATTATGAAACGGAAAACTCATATTCTCAAAAATTCCCCAAGTATCATTAAAATCCCAACCCACAAAACTCGCCTGCCTCGTAAGTTGCATAGGGGTTAAAGCCGCAATTCCCGAGGTGTCTGCAAAAGAATCCCGATCGTTTAATCCAAACGCTCTGTTAGTCATTGTAGAATTGTAATAAACAGAAGAGTATTCAGGAACCATACTATTAAAAGCAAAGTTTGTCTGTCCTATAATTCCTCCAATAGCAACACGATTACCACTAATTCTATTGGATATTGTTCCACTCGCATAACTATTTGTAATGCTGAATAAACTCGTAGGTGTACCAGCTGTCAATCCGCCATAAACTACAAGAGGTGAAATGCCACTAGCGACACCTGTAAGAAAAACATTTGCAATGGAATATGAATTACTTATTATTAATCTTTCAATTGTATTGCCGCTAAGGTCAGCGGTAATACATCCGAGAAGTCCTCCTGCAGAAACCCTATTGCTTATAGAATGCACGTAAATATTTCCATTGAAATGTGAATTAATTATACTTATTCTAGCAGACGTAGCAAACGACCCTCCAATTAATCCGCCGATTTTATTAAATGAGATTAAGGACGGTGCCAAGGATTGAACAGAAATATTTCCCTGCACCGAGGAATTCGCTATAATACAATGCCTATTAACTCGACCTGCCAATCCACCTATCGAGCTATTCATCGACACTTCGCCAATAATACTAATGGAATCAATTATATTTACCGCGACATTTTCGATATTTATACCAGACCAGCCAGTGATGCCTACCAATCCGCCTAATGATATATCGACGTTTTGGGAATTAATATGCGCTGTTATTTCCTTGACTTCTAAGGTTAGATTTTTAATTGTCCCGCCAGAAGATGATCCAAATAATCCCAATGCGACTCTTTCATTGATATCGGTTCTGATTATTGATAAATTAGATATTGAATACCCATCTCCGTCAAATGTACCTTCAAAAGAATGGAACGTATGCTCGCCCCAACGTTCTCCAATCGGCGTCCAGTTTCGACCGCCCAAATCAATATCAGCACCTAAAAACACGGTTCTTCCTGAGAAATGCACATGATTATTTTCTCTGTTAACCAAATGCGCAAGCCCCGCCAACTGTTCAGCTGTAGTTATTGTAAGAGGGTCATTCCAACTCCAAGGGCTATACCACGACGTGTCTATTGTTCCGTCCCAAGGTGTTTGCGCGCAAATCGTCGCCGCAACCGCCAATAATGCAAATAATGCCTTAAAATAACCTTTCATAAAAAACCTCCTATTTTTATTTTGTAGGGGCGTATTGCATACGCCCAAATAATTTGCCGCCGTTTACAGTTTTGGGCGTATGCAATACGCCCCTACATTCCGTCATCGTTTCACCCCGATTATTGCAGAATATTGATGTCTGCTTCCGCTTGCTGATACCACTCTGGCGATAACCAAATACGCGCCGCTTGCAACATCTCTTCTGTTTTTATTTTTTAAGTTCCAAATCGTTTTCCATTTTTCGCCGACTTGTGCCGCGTTTGAACGAAACACAGTGTTTCCGACCACGTCCAAAATTGTGATTTCTACCTCCGCGCCGTCTTTTTCACAGGGGAGATTTACTCTGATTTCTACGTTTTCCGAGACGGGGTTTGGTATTAAAATTTCTCCGCCGCAATCTTCGTCGGGCTCATCGGGCTCGTCGAGGCTTTTTATTGTAAGCGTTGCCGTTAGCGTAAGTATTGCCTTTATTGTGTATATTCCCGCCTGAATTTGTTCGTTGCCGTCGTATATTAAAGTTATGCCCTGCGGAAGTTCGCCGTTTATAAATATGCTGTGAGGCAAGCCGTCGAAAAACACGGTTTTATCCGAAAATGTTATTTCGCCGAGATTGTATCTTTCGCAAGGGTCGCAGGGGCGGCACGGTTGGCAGGGCTCGCAAGGGTCGTCGGGCTCGCAGGGTTCGCAAGGCTTACACGGCTCACAGGGTTTGCATGGCTCGTCGGGTTCTGCGACTATTGTAAGTGTTGCGGTCATAGGAGTGGGAATTGTCTGATTAACTCCGTCGTCTAAGGTAAATATTGCGACAATTCCGTATATTCCAGCCTCTATGCGCCCGTTGCCGAAATACGAGACATTTACGCCTTCGGGGAGCGTTCCTTCTATGAAAATGCTGTGCGAATTGCTGTCGAAATCAACCGTTTTGTCCGAAAAACTTATCACGCTCATATCGAGTTCCCATTGGGCGGTAAGAATTTTATCTTGCGTTATCGGCGTTGCAAAATCGAATATTGCGTTTTCGTAAAACCAGTCCGAAAAATTGTAGCCGTGCCTTGTCGGATTACTCGGTCTTGTCGCTGTTTCTCCCCAAAGTATTCTCTGAGAAGCAACAGGACTTCCGCCGCCAACGTCGAAACTAACTTCATAACCAAGGCATTCCGCTCTTTGCGGGGCAAAGACAAACGACTCAAGATTTAAGCTTTCAAGTCCGACAATGTAGCTCTCATTGTTAACGCAATTCATAGAGATATTAAAATATTTTATGTTTGTATTTTCGGATAGGTCTAAACTTCTGAGCTGATTACCCGAAAGACAAAGAAACGTCAAAGCGGTATTGCGCGACAAATCCAATTCCGCAATATTGTTGCCGCAGACATCAAGGGTTTGCAGTCCTGTAAAATATTCCAAACCGCTTAAACTTGCAATGCCTCTTCCCACAAGAACTAAAGAACCAACCGTCGCAACATCGGTATCAAAAATCGGCGCGGGCGCAGTTTTTCCTATTATTCCATACACCGCCGTCCTAAAATTATTGCAAGTAAATCTATTGGTAATATTGACCTGCGCAACCACATTTTGTGCGGCAAGCAAGATAGCAACTGTCAATACGATAAGCGCCCTCATAAAAACCTCCCCGCTAATTTACCATAGCTTGGCTTATATATACCGAAGGTATATATAGAGTTTTTGGTTGAGCTAACGTGGGTACTAAGAGAGAGAGAGAGAGAGAGAGAGAGAGAGAGAGAGAGAGAGAGAGTAATTTCGACCTCTCGCCGTTGTCAAGGGGGTTTTAATTTTTCGCGTAATTTCTTTTGTTTTTCGCAACATTTTAGCTTTATCCTCAACCTTGAATTTAACTAAATTTTCTCGTAATTCAAACAAATATAATATTTAATTTTATAAAAAAGTACAAAAATTACAAAAAAGTAAATTTTGTCAAAAAACGTTGTTTTTCTTTTCTTTTTTCCCGCTTAATATTGCGTCCAAAATAAATAAACCAAGCCCTACATTTACAAAAATATCGGCAAAATTAAATATGGGCCAAGGGTCAAAAGGAATAGGTCCTAAGCGAAATCCCAAATTCACCATAAAGAAGTCCACAACGCCGCCATCGGGACGAATTATTCTATCTATTCCGTTGCCGATTGCCCCTGCGCTTATAAAAATTAACGCCCAAAAGAGCAGTTTTTGCTTTGCGGCGTCTAATTTGAGCATAAAAAGCGCCATAATAAACAAGGCAAAAAGCGTAAACACTAAAAAGAAATGCGCGTTTGTAATAAAAGGAATAAACGCCGACGGGTTAAAGCCGAAAAGCGCGCCCGTGTTATAAATAAGGAAAAGCCCGAAAACATCGCCGAAAATCGGGATTATCTGCCCTGTTTCCATAGTAGAAACGATTATTTGCTTGGATACAAAGTCAAACGTCGCAAAAAGAATAACGAAAACAGCAAAGAAAATCATCTTGCGAATTCTGCTTTTTTCTTTCATTTTCGTAATGTCTCCTTTGCTTTTCAGTGGTTAATTTCAGGGGTAAAATACTATTTGTTTCGCGGACAGGTGGCGGTTTAGTGAATTTTTTGTGATTTTTAGTCGTATTTTATTTTCTCTCTTTAAGAATAACAGACAATATATTATCCGAACAGTGTTTTAATCACTGATTTAATCAGTGATTGAATTTTAGCGCAAACGTAAAATTACAGGTCTCCTGACAAATTAAATAAAACACAAGTCATCCCTTGCAATATCTAAATGGAAAAACGTATTTTCATTCGCTTAAACAAGGAGAATAGTTTAATGGACAAAAAAAGCATAGCAACATTTGGTGAAAAAGAAGTCCGCAGAAACTGGGACAAAGAAAACGAAAAATGGTGGTTTTCGGTTGTAGATATTGTGGGTGTTTTAACAGAACAAGCAACACACGACGGAGCACGTAAGTACTGGAGCGTTATGAAAACGCGTCTAAAACAAGAGGGCGCTGAACCGACTACAATTTGTAGTCAGTTGAAAATGGTGGCGTATGACGGAAAATTGCGCGATACCGACGTCGCCGACACAGAGCAAATTTTACGCATAATACAATCAATTCCGAGCAAAAAAGCCGAACCGTTCAAGCAGTGGCTTGCCAAAGTCGGTAATGAGAGAATTGACGAAATGTTTGACCCTGAATTAGTAATAAATCGAGTTGTAGAACATTACCGCCGCTTAGGTTTCAGCGACAGTAAGATAATGCAGCGAATTAAAACTATTGAAGTGCGAAATACACTTACTAACGAATGGAAAGACGCAGGTGTCCAAAACAACGAATATGGGATATTGACCGACTTAATGTATAAAACTTGGAGCGGAAAATCGGCAAAAGAGTATAAAGAACACAAGGGTTTGAAAAAAGAAAGCCTACGCGACAATATGACAAATACCGAACTGGCTCTTAATATGCTCGCCGAAACAGTGGCAACCGACTTAACAAAAGAAAGAAAACCCAAAAATATAAACGGTGCAAAAGTAGCGGCAAAAGACGGCGCAAGCGTAGCAAAAAACGCAAGGCAAAACATAGAGAACCTAACTGGAAAATCCGTAATAAGCCCGCTAAATGCAAAAGATATGCGTTTAATCGAAGAAGCGGAAGAAACAGAACTGTTGGAATAAAAACGACATATTTATTTCATAAATTACATAGTTTTTCCCTGAAGTTTGTACACGTAGGCGATAATTTCGGCGACGGCGGCGAAGAACTCCTGCGGCACCATATCGCCGACCTCGACTTTATCGTACATCGCCCTTGCTAACGGAACGTCTTCGTAAAGCGGAACGTTGTGTTCTTTTGCTAATTCTCGGATTTTAAGCGCGATTTGGTCGGCGCCTTTTGCTACTATAAGGGGGGCGTCCATCGTTTCCTGTTCGTATTGAATTGCAATGGATAGGTGGGTCGGGTTGGTGACAACAACTGTTGCTTTAGGGACGTTTTCCATCATTCGCCTGCGGGACGCTTCGCGCTGTAATTGACGTATTCTGCTCTTAATTTGCGGGTCTCCGTCCGACTGCTTATGCTCGTCTTTAATTTGTTGTTTGGTCATTTTCAGCTTTTTGTAATGTTCATAGCGCTGATAACCGTAATCCACAACGGCAATAACTATAAGCGTTATAATTATGGTTATCGCAACGTCAAAAAGCAAAAGCAACATATATACAACTATGCTGCCTGTCGTTTCGTGCAGTGCGCCCATAATTTCTTCTAAACGCCCTCTTATTATTATATAGGAAACAGTGCCGATTATTATAAGTTTCAGGACGTTTTTGGCGGTGTCAAAAATCTTTTTAGGAGAAATTAAATTCTTTAACCCGCTGATTGGATTTATTTTTGAAAGTTTGGGCTTAAGCGGTTTAAGCGTAAAAAGAAAGCCCACCTGAACAAGATTGCCGATTATCCCCCAAAACGCAATAAAAAGCGCAAGAGGCAATATAATTCCCAAAGCAATGCGAAGCATAGTTGTAAATATTTGCTGATATTTCGCAAAAGTTATGTCTCGAAAAATGTCGGGCGAAAGATTGGCAAACGCTAAATCCACAGCCATTAAAATGTCGCGATAAATATACGGAAACGCAAAACGCAGAAAAACTACACCCGCAAGAAGCACAAAAATAGTACTTACCTCAGGACTTTTACAGACATTCCCTTCTTCTCGCGCTTCTTGCCTTCGTTTTTCGGTAGGGGCTTCCGTTTTACTGTCTTGGTCATCTTGTTCAGGCATTAACTACCAGCCATTCTCAAAAGAAGCGTCCATATATCCTGATACATACGCCTGACTACTCCGCCGAAAAAATTCAGCATAGCAGGCAGCGATACCATCATTAAAAATAATCCAATCCCGATTTTTAACGGCATTCCCACGATAAATACGTTCATTTGCGGCATTGTTTTAGCTATAATTCCAAGCGCAAAAGTGGTAACTATCATAACAATCATAATTGGAGCCGAAAGTGCAAGCGCCACTTCCATAGTACTGCGCACAAAATACAAAACCATAGGAACAATTAAGGTAGTTTCGAGAATTACGCCGCCGGGTGGCATTGTTGCAAAGCATTTGTTTACGGCAAGAAGCAAAAAATAGTGTCCGTTGAGCATTAAAAACGCTATGGCAAAGATTACCACGTAAAAATATCCCGTTGCGGAAGTCATTTCACCTTCGTTCATAGGGTCGGGCATTTGTACCATAGCAAAACCCATCTGCATATCTATCAGCTCGCCGGCAACACCCACTGCCGTAAATATAAATCTCGTTAAAAAACCGATAACCGCGCCAATTCCCGCCTCTTTGAACATAAGAAATAAAAGCCCGAAAATGTTTTCGATTTGCGGGTCAACAAAATTCGGCTTAAGCATCGGAAAAAGCAAAAGAGAAAAG is a window from the Chitinivibrionia bacterium genome containing:
- a CDS encoding YDG domain-containing protein, which produces MKGYFKALFALLAVAATICAQTPWDGTIDTSWYSPWSWNDPLTITTAEQLAGLAHLVNRENNHVHFSGRTVFLGADIDLGGRNWTPIGERWGEHTFHSFEGTFDGDGYSISNLSIIRTDINERVALGLFGSSSGGTIKNLTLEVKEITAHINSQNVDISLGGLVGITGWSGINIENVAVNIIDSISIIGEVSMNSSIGGLAGRVNRHCIIANSSVQGNISVQSLAPSLISFNKIGGLIGGSFATSARISIINSHFNGNIYVHSISNRVSAGGLLGCITADLSGNTIERLIISNSYSIANVFLTGVASGISPLVVYGGLTAGTPTSLFSITNSYASGTISNRISGNRVAIGGIIGQTNFAFNSMVPEYSSVYYNSTMTNRAFGLNDRDSFADTSGIAALTPMQLTRQASFVGWDFNDTWGIFENMSFPFHNFKRIFGGFNVEIPSQSYIYTGSQIRPEPMVYWVNAQTLEPLRRDIDYTITYGDNRNAGAGVGRITITGIGDYQNLREGRANFTITPKEFTITANVRNKVFDGGTSAEIIGTPVIVGVLADDEVSITGITANFENINPGSEKNVNFRVNFGGRDARNYSFVHPLITADITPAPLTVSLYPRVINITTSDTIPDLRDFLQITGNLHERQAGDPRTPVDEWTAFTIMSWDLLRWAVDNDIVLGYGVNLSDTVSEIAVARL
- a CDS encoding InlB B-repeat-containing protein, which encodes MRALIVLTVAILLAAQNVVAQVNITNRFTCNNFRTAVYGIIGKTAPAPIFDTDVATVGSLVLVGRGIASLSGLEYFTGLQTLDVCGNNIAELDLSRNTALTFLCLSGNQLRSLDLSENTNIKYFNISMNCVNNESYIVGLESLNLESFVFAPQRAECLGYEVSFDVGGGSPVASQRILWGETATRPSNPTRHGYNFSDWFYENAIFDFATPITQDKILTAQWELDMSVISFSDKTVDFDSNSHSIFIEGTLPEGVNVSYFGNGRIEAGIYGIVAIFTLDDGVNQTIPTPMTATLTIVAEPDEPCKPCEPCKPCEPCEPDDPCEPCQPCRPCDPCERYNLGEITFSDKTVFFDGLPHSIFINGELPQGITLIYDGNEQIQAGIYTIKAILTLTATLTIKSLDEPDEPDEDCGGEILIPNPVSENVEIRVNLPCEKDGAEVEITILDVVGNTVFRSNAAQVGEKWKTIWNLKNKNRRDVASGAYLVIARVVSASGSRHQYSAIIGVKR
- the lspA gene encoding signal peptidase II: MKEKSRIRKMIFFAVFVILFATFDFVSKQIIVSTMETGQIIPIFGDVFGLFLIYNTGALFGFNPSAFIPFITNAHFFLVFTLFALFIMALFMLKLDAAKQKLLFWALIFISAGAIGNGIDRIIRPDGGVVDFFMVNLGFRLGPIPFDPWPIFNFADIFVNVGLGLFILDAILSGKKEKKNNVF
- the flhB gene encoding flagellar biosynthesis protein FlhB, giving the protein MPEQDDQDSKTEAPTEKRRQEAREEGNVCKSPEVSTIFVLLAGVVFLRFAFPYIYRDILMAVDLAFANLSPDIFRDITFAKYQQIFTTMLRIALGIILPLALFIAFWGIIGNLVQVGFLFTLKPLKPKLSKINPISGLKNLISPKKIFDTAKNVLKLIIIGTVSYIIIRGRLEEIMGALHETTGSIVVYMLLLLFDVAITIIITLIVIAVVDYGYQRYEHYKKLKMTKQQIKDEHKQSDGDPQIKSRIRQLQREASRRRMMENVPKATVVVTNPTHLSIAIQYEQETMDAPLIVAKGADQIALKIRELAKEHNVPLYEDVPLARAMYDKVEVGDMVPQEFFAAVAEIIAYVYKLQGKTM
- the fliR gene encoding flagellar biosynthetic protein FliR, which encodes MEALPLVADVQLFGLIFARMTALFILFPIFGQSNVPVHYRVGLSFFFSLLLFPMLKPNFVDPQIENIFGLLFLMFKEAGIGAVIGFLTRFIFTAVGVAGELIDMQMGFAMVQMPDPMNEGEMTSATGYFYVVIFAIAFLMLNGHYFLLLAVNKCFATMPPGGVILETTLIVPMVLYFVRSTMEVALALSAPIMIVMIVTTFALGIIAKTMPQMNVFIVGMPLKIGIGLFLMMVSLPAMLNFFGGVVRRMYQDIWTLLLRMAGS